The following nucleotide sequence is from Apium graveolens cultivar Ventura chromosome 4, ASM990537v1, whole genome shotgun sequence.
ATCGATGCCACGGCAGGAAATGAACTTCTTTCCTTTATGGACGCCTTTTCAGGGTACAATCAGATAAAAATGGATTCTAATGATTGGGAACAAACATCATTTATCACACATAGAGGCGTATTCGGATATCAACTTATGCCATTTGGCTTGATTAACGCCAGGGCAACTTTTCAACAGATGATGGATACGATCTTCGGATCACAAGTAGGGAGGAATATGTTAATCTACGTAGACGACATGATAACCAAATCCAAACTCGCCATCGATCATTCACTCGACCTCCGCGAGACCTTTGAGAATGCTCGAAAGCACAACTTGCGTCTTAATCCTAACAAATGCTCCTTTGGCCTTTCATCGGGCAAATTTCTGGGATTCTTGGTTACGCAGCGAGGTATCGAGGCCAACCCTGCACAGACAAAAGCAATCCTGGAAATGGAGGATCCAAAGTCAATCAAAGATCTACAAAAATTAACAGGGTGCATAGCAGCCCTTCGGAGATTATCCCCCAGTCATCCAGAAGATGCCTCCCGTTCTTTTCCATCATAAAAAAGGCTTCGAGGTCGACAGATTTCGAATGGGACAGCGAGTACAAGTCTAGCTTCGCGGAACTTAAAGCATTTTTGACAAATCCTCCCATTCTTACTAGGCACATCCCAGGTGAAGCCCTACGGGTTTACCCGTCGGCCTCTGAAGAAACAGTCGCAGCGGTTCTTGTCCGGCTCGATGAAGGAAAGGAGGTTCCAATGTACTACATTAGTCATTCACTGCGAGATGCTGAGACTCATTACTCGCAGGTGGAAAAGCTTGTATACGCCTTGATTATCGCCAGCAGGAAGTTGTGACACTACTTCCAAGCAAGGGAAATTCACGTGCTAACAAATCGACCTCTCAAAAAAATCCTACACAAGCCCGATATGACCGGAAGATTGGCGGCATGGACCATTGAACTAAGCCATTTTTACATCGAGTACAAGCCTCGGGCCGCCATAAAGGCTCAAGCACTTTCAGACTTCGTGGCTGAGTGCCAGTTCAAAGCCAAACACTCGGACCTCGAGGAAGATCAAATGTGACCATGGTTATTGTTTGTTGATGGTTCCTCAACGgccaactcagggggagcagggATAATCCTTATCAGCCCAGAAGGGTTTGAGGTCCAACAAGCCCTCAAATTTAAGTTCCAAGCGATGAACAATTTAGCAGAGTACGAAGCGTTGATCGCAGGGTTAAAACTCGCGACAGAACTCGAGGTCGGCATTATTGATATATTCGGTGACTCTCAGCTGGTGGCCAAGCAGATAAGCGGAGAATTCAAGGCTCATAATGAGAACATGGCCAAGTACCTTTCAATCACGCAAGAGTTGCTTAAAAAAATTTCCTCATGGAAAATCTCGAATGTCGATAGGGCGGAAAATCAGTGGGCAGATTCCCTCGCCAAGCTATCCTCGTCCAACTCTCAAATCAACCTTGACCCAATATATGTGGACATCTTGACATCCCCAACTATCGACGCACCATCAGTTAATCACATCCAGAACGATCCCGACTGGCGAAAGCCTTTCCTCGAATATATCCTTGAAAATAAACTTCCAATGGAAAAAAGTGAAGCTCGCTCAATCATGTTTAAAGCTAGAAACTACTGCATAATAGGCTCGGTTTTATACCGGCGCGCCTTAACTGAACCTCTACTACGATGCCTAGGTCCCAAGGAAGCGGATCAGGCAATCCTCGAGGTATATACAGGAATTTGTGGGGAGCATCTCGGGGGTAAGAACCTAGCCCTCAAGATCATTAGGCAGGGGTTATACTGGCCCACGCTTCGGAAAGATTGCGAGGATTTCATTCAAAAATGCCAAGCATGCCAATGTCATGGAAAGGTGAGTCACCCACCCGCAACGGAGCTAAACTCGGTTCTTGCCCCTTGCCCTTTCTACTAGTGGGGGATAGACATCGTGGGGCCTTTCCCAAAATGCAAGAATCAATGCCAATATATAGTGGTAGCGGTTGACTATACAACCAAATTGGTTGAGGCAAGGCCACTCTCTAAAATCAGGGAAAAGGAAATGATCGAGTTCTTTATGGAATGCATCGTGTTTCGATTTGGGGTGCCTCGAATCTTGGTCTCTGACAATGGCACCCAAATTATAGGCTCCCAGTTTGAAAGAGCTCTGGAAGAACTAAAAGTCCTCCACATCAGGGCTTCTGTTGCATATCCACAGGCTAACGGCCTAGCAGAAATAACAAACAGAACTATCCTACAAGGCCTGAAGAAAAGAATTGAGGAAATTCCCCGCTGCTGAGTTGATGAACTTCCAAACGTGTTATGGTCCTACAGAACGACACCTCGAAGCGCGACGGGGGAAATCCCATTCCGCCTCGCATATGGCGTCGAGGCTGTTTTGCCAGTCGAAGTCAGTTTGATCTCGCCGAGGGTCGAAGTATTCGACCCACCCTAAATCTCCAAGGCATATATTTCTATAACGATTTACTCGAGGAAACAAGGGAACAATCTCGACTACGCATAATCGTACAATAAGAGAAAACAGAAAAGTACTTCAACAAAAAGGTCAAAATCAAAACTTTGAGAGTTGACGATCTAGTGCTTCGAGACTCGGCGGCATCACAGCCGACGGTGACGGGGAAGTTCAAACCAACTTGGGAAGGCCCATACTGAGTTTCAAAGGTGGTGAGCGCAGGAACTTATGAGCTAACATATCTCGACGGTCGACCAATCAAAAAATGCCTGGAACGGCATCCATCTCAAGAAATTCTTCCAGTAGTTCAATCTATGCTTGTAATCTTTAGTAAAAGAACGGCGACAGTCACCATACCAAAAACCAACCCTCGATGCAATGAGGGTCGTTATGAGATCCCCATCGAGGGACCTTAAGTTATAACAATTTCAATTTCTCAAGAACTCATCGCACAAAAAAGTGCACAAGGTTATCCGTCACCGctatgtttttttaaaaaaacaacaAAGTAGATTCCAAGGCATTTGCCATCAATTAACGAATAAAAACAAAGTATATAAGAACACCTTAGTTCCCATCCTACACCTTAATTATCTTTACGATTACATATCCTACACCTtctaaaaaaaacaaaaaaacacaCAGAAACAGTGTAAAATCGACATAAGGAACAAGTAAAAATGGAAAATTCCCGCTATAACAGAGAACAAAATGCAGAACTACAAATATTTTTTAAGCAAGATCATTCCTCGATCACACAAATCCTTAAAGAAAAATCCAAATAAAACCAGATCGTCATAAAGTTTAAATAAAACATAGAAAAAACCAAGTCATCAACGGAAAGTAGGAAATACGAGTCTTTAAAAGAAAACTTAAAAATACATCATTCATGGGGCATCCCCCGCCTTCAAGAATCCCCAGCTGGG
It contains:
- the LOC141718723 gene encoding uncharacterized protein LOC141718723 produces the protein MNNLAEYEALIAGLKLATELEVGIIDIFGDSQLVAKQISGEFKAHNENMAKYLSITQELLKKISSWKISNVDRAENQWADSLAKLSSSNSQINLDPIYVDILTSPTIDAPSVNHIQNDPDWRKPFLEYILENKLPMEKSEARSIMFKARNYCIIGSVLYRRALTEPLLRCLGPKEADQAILEVYTGICGEHLGGKNLALKIIRQGLYWPTLRKDCEDFIQKCQACQCHGKNDTSKRDGGNPIPPRIWRRGCFASRSQFDLAEGRSIRPTLNLQGIYFYNDLLEETREQSRLRIIVQ